Proteins from a genomic interval of Plasmodium reichenowi strain SY57 chromosome 13, whole genome shotgun sequence:
- a CDS encoding hypothetical protein (conserved Plasmodium protein, unknown function) yields MEYLILEEKYKNLLNKSNYENRLLKKETEILNKKLENLESAYIDTENKITEFIKDKEELEDYLYKIKRENLDLKDEVSKLNEKIQDLKGLTKTYRKMIKNRNKELFESEILMAENINLRNNIQVVNNEKLSLESELNKKKKIINVIKDKYKKNIGRLLEKFNQKDRHIYEFQSFIIDELNNLKEVILRENENMHFDETLMNNKFMNISFHLDILTKKLEEKMTISIIE; encoded by the exons ATGGAATACTTGATattagaagaaaaatataaaaatcttctg aataaatcTAACTATGAAAATAGGCTGCTTAAGAAAGAAACAGAAATACTTAACAAGAAATTGGAG AATTTAGAAAGTGCTTATATAGATActgaaaataaaataacggaatttattaaagataaagaagaattagaagattatttatataaaataaaaagagaaaatttggatttaaaagatgaagtttctaaattaaatgaaaaaatacaa GATTTAAAAGGTTTAACTAAAACCTATAGAAAAATGattaaaaatagaaataagGAATTATTCGAATCAGAAATTTTAATGGcagaaaatattaatttaagaaataatatacaa GTTGTGAATAACGAGAAATTAAGTTTAGAATCAGAACtaaacaagaaaaaaaaaattattaatgttatcaaagataaatataaaaagaatataggaag ATTATTGGAAAAATTTAATCAAAAAGATAGACACATATATGAATTCCaatcttttattattgatg aactgaataatttaaaagaagTCATATTACgtgaaaatgaaaatatgcATTTCGATGAAACCttaatgaataataaattcaTGAATATAAGCTTTCATTTAGATAtt ttaaccaaaaaattagaagaaaaaatgacGATATCTATAATTGAATAA